From a region of the Flavobacterium branchiarum genome:
- a CDS encoding dialkylrecorsinol condensing enzyme DarA, whose protein sequence is MKNVLFIYYSQSGQLESIARKIAKPFLDSNEFKVTFHEIQLEKPFPFPWDKDSFFDAFPESFMQIPTGLKPIPQEILNTKFDLVLLHYQVWYLSPSIPINSFLKSPGAQKILNNTPVVTISGSRNMWIMAQEKVKVLLKKANANLVGNVALVDRVGNLISVITIVEWMFSGVKKKYLGIFPLPGVSEKDIQESSKFGDIIASNLKENNLKDLQSKLIENYAVRISPYLVTVDKTANKIFTKWSGLISRNNKNRKVLLKVFYVYLFLAIWLISPIVYILHVLTYPIKINKIKKETQYYQGV, encoded by the coding sequence ATGAAAAATGTCCTTTTTATCTATTATTCTCAATCGGGACAACTAGAAAGTATAGCGCGAAAAATTGCGAAGCCTTTCTTAGATTCAAATGAGTTTAAAGTAACTTTTCATGAAATCCAATTAGAAAAGCCGTTTCCGTTTCCTTGGGATAAAGATTCTTTTTTTGATGCATTTCCTGAATCCTTTATGCAAATTCCAACAGGATTAAAACCAATTCCTCAAGAAATATTAAATACAAAATTTGACTTAGTGTTATTGCATTATCAAGTTTGGTATCTATCTCCTTCTATACCTATTAATTCATTTTTAAAAAGTCCTGGAGCACAAAAAATATTAAACAACACTCCTGTTGTAACAATAAGTGGTTCTAGAAATATGTGGATCATGGCACAAGAAAAAGTTAAAGTCCTACTAAAAAAAGCCAATGCAAATTTAGTTGGGAATGTAGCTTTAGTAGATCGTGTAGGAAACTTAATTAGTGTAATTACAATTGTAGAATGGATGTTCTCTGGTGTGAAAAAAAAATATTTAGGTATTTTTCCTTTGCCAGGTGTTTCAGAAAAAGACATTCAAGAATCCTCAAAATTTGGAGATATCATTGCATCAAATTTAAAAGAAAACAACTTAAAAGATCTGCAATCCAAACTAATAGAAAATTATGCTGTCCGTATTAGTCCTTATTTAGTAACAGTAGATAAAACTGCCAATAAAATTTTCACTAAATGGTCTGGGTTAATTTCAAGAAATAATAAAAACAGAAAGGTACTTCTTAAAGTATTTTACGTTTATTTATTCCTTGCAATTTGGTTAATATCACCAATAGTGTATATATTGCACGTTCTTACATATCCTATTAAAATCAATAAAATCAAAAAAGAAACTCAATATTACCAAGGAGTTTAG
- a CDS encoding beta-ketoacyl-ACP synthase III, with the protein MSEVYITKAAKYLPNEAVTNDEMESYLGLINDAVSKARRIILRNNKIVSRYYAIDKEGKSTHNNAELTKNAITQLFDNDFTPQDMEVLSCGTSTPDIFLPSHAAMVHGLLKNKSVELNSSSGVCCAGMNSLKYGFLSIRSGNSKNAVCTGSEKVSSWFLSEKYSPEVSNLKNLEELPIIAFKKDFLRWMLSDGSGAFLLENKPRGPISLKIEWMEAFSYAYELETCMYAGGEKLETGEIKPWSDYSPEEWLNQSVFSIKQDVKLLDQFILTKGAESMGIAMKKNNITADQVDYFIPHVSSHFFVEGLKKSLEENNVGMADEKWFMNLARVGNVGSASIYLAVEELMNSGKLKVGDRILLSVPESGRFSFAYAYLTVC; encoded by the coding sequence ATGTCTGAAGTATATATTACAAAAGCCGCAAAATATTTGCCAAACGAAGCTGTTACAAATGATGAAATGGAAAGTTATTTGGGACTTATCAATGATGCCGTTTCAAAAGCGAGAAGAATCATTTTACGCAATAACAAAATTGTAAGTCGTTATTACGCAATAGATAAAGAAGGAAAAAGCACGCATAACAATGCGGAGCTAACCAAAAATGCTATAACACAATTATTTGATAACGATTTCACTCCGCAAGACATGGAAGTTCTTTCATGCGGAACCTCGACACCAGATATATTTTTACCATCTCATGCCGCAATGGTTCATGGATTGTTAAAAAACAAATCTGTTGAATTAAACTCCTCATCAGGAGTATGTTGTGCAGGAATGAATTCATTAAAATATGGTTTCCTTTCTATTCGTTCAGGGAATTCAAAAAATGCAGTTTGTACTGGATCTGAAAAGGTTTCATCATGGTTCCTGTCAGAAAAATACAGTCCTGAAGTTTCTAATTTAAAAAACTTAGAAGAGCTACCTATAATTGCTTTCAAAAAAGATTTTTTAAGATGGATGTTATCTGATGGTTCTGGTGCTTTTTTATTAGAAAATAAACCTAGAGGCCCTATCTCTTTAAAAATAGAATGGATGGAAGCTTTTTCATATGCGTATGAATTAGAAACTTGTATGTATGCTGGAGGAGAGAAATTAGAAACTGGTGAAATAAAACCTTGGAGCGATTATTCTCCCGAAGAATGGTTAAATCAATCTGTATTTTCTATCAAACAGGATGTGAAATTACTAGATCAATTTATCCTAACAAAAGGAGCAGAAAGTATGGGTATTGCAATGAAAAAAAATAACATTACTGCTGATCAAGTTGATTATTTCATACCACACGTTTCTTCTCACTTTTTTGTTGAAGGTTTAAAGAAAAGCCTTGAAGAAAATAATGTTGGAATGGCTGATGAAAAATGGTTCATGAATCTTGCTCGTGTTGGAAACGTAGGTTCTGCATCTATTTATCTTGCTGTTGAGGAATTAATGAATTCTGGAAAATTAAAAGTTGGTGATCGTATTCTTTTATCAGTTCCAGAAAGTGGAAGATTCTCTTTTGCCTATGCTTATTTAACCGTTTGTTAA
- a CDS encoding beta-ketoacyl-[acyl-carrier-protein] synthase family protein: MNRRVVITGMGIYSCIGTSLNEVKESLYNGKSGIQFDAERKEFGFQSALTGMVPKPDLKSLLNRRQRMSIGEETEYAYMATIEALKNAGIDDSFFDDNEVGIMYGNDSVSKAIIDATDIVREKKDTALIGSGAIFKSMNSTVTMNLSTIFKLRGINLTISAACASGSHAIGLAYFLIKSGFQDTVICGGAQEINKYAMSSFDGLGVFATGDGDPTKASRPFDSGRDGLVPSGGGATLILESYESAIKRGATIIAEVAGYGFSSNGGHISTPNVEGPSTAMQRALDDAKLNASDIDYINAHATSTPVGDENEAKAIFEIFGKSNPPVSSTKSMTGHECWMAGASEVIYSILMMQNDFIAPNINLENPDEAAAKLNLVKTTLNRKIDIFLSNSFGFGGTNSALVVKKFKLNNE, from the coding sequence ATGAATAGGAGAGTTGTAATTACAGGAATGGGAATTTACTCATGTATTGGGACTTCATTAAATGAAGTAAAAGAATCCTTATATAATGGGAAATCGGGAATACAATTTGATGCCGAAAGAAAAGAATTTGGTTTTCAATCGGCCTTAACAGGTATGGTTCCCAAACCAGATTTAAAAAGTTTATTGAACCGAAGACAGCGTATGAGCATTGGCGAAGAAACCGAATACGCTTATATGGCTACTATCGAAGCGTTGAAAAATGCTGGAATCGATGATTCTTTTTTTGATGACAATGAAGTAGGTATAATGTATGGTAATGATAGCGTTTCTAAAGCCATTATCGATGCAACCGATATTGTTCGAGAAAAAAAAGATACTGCCTTAATTGGTTCTGGAGCTATTTTCAAGTCGATGAACTCAACCGTTACTATGAACCTTTCAACAATTTTTAAGTTAAGAGGTATTAATTTAACCATAAGCGCAGCTTGTGCAAGTGGCTCTCACGCTATAGGTCTTGCTTATTTCTTAATAAAAAGCGGATTTCAAGATACCGTAATTTGTGGTGGAGCACAAGAAATCAACAAATATGCCATGAGCAGTTTTGATGGTTTAGGTGTTTTTGCTACCGGAGATGGAGACCCTACCAAGGCATCAAGACCTTTTGACTCTGGTCGAGATGGTCTAGTTCCTAGCGGTGGAGGTGCAACTTTAATCCTAGAAAGCTATGAATCGGCAATAAAACGCGGAGCAACTATAATTGCTGAAGTTGCTGGTTATGGATTTTCATCAAATGGAGGACATATTTCAACACCAAATGTTGAAGGACCATCTACAGCAATGCAAAGAGCACTTGATGATGCAAAATTAAATGCGTCAGATATTGATTACATAAATGCGCATGCTACCTCTACCCCTGTTGGAGATGAAAACGAGGCAAAAGCAATCTTTGAAATTTTTGGAAAAAGCAATCCCCCAGTAAGCTCCACTAAATCAATGACTGGGCATGAATGCTGGATGGCGGGCGCAAGCGAAGTTATCTATTCTATACTAATGATGCAAAATGATTTTATTGCCCCAAACATCAATTTAGAAAACCCAGACGAAGCCGCAGCTAAATTAAATTTAGTTAAAACTACGTTAAATAGAAAAATTGATATATTTTTGTCCAATTCCTTCGGGTTTGGAGGAACAAATTCTGCACTGGTAGTAAAAAAGTTTAAATTAAATAATGAATAA
- the fabG gene encoding 3-oxoacyl-ACP reductase FabG, translating into MKCALVTGGSRGIGSAICKKLAVDTKYHILINYHSNKIAAEQTLEEVVKLGATGEIIQFDVSNFEDVQNVLTKWQDANPEAIVEAIVNNAGITKDGLFMWMSHEDWNGVMNTSVGGFFNVTQFFIQKMLRNKYGRIVNMVSVSGVKGTPGQTNYSAAKGAIVAATKALAQEVAKRNITVNAVAPGFIRTDMTSQLDEKELLKLIPVNRFGEAEEVANLVSFLVSNKSSYITGEIININGGIYS; encoded by the coding sequence ATGAAATGTGCATTAGTAACTGGTGGTTCAAGAGGAATTGGGAGTGCTATTTGTAAAAAATTAGCTGTAGATACAAAGTACCACATTCTGATTAATTATCATTCAAACAAAATCGCTGCCGAACAAACACTTGAAGAAGTAGTAAAATTAGGCGCAACTGGAGAAATTATACAATTTGATGTTTCTAATTTTGAAGACGTTCAAAATGTTTTAACCAAATGGCAGGATGCAAACCCAGAGGCCATCGTTGAAGCAATTGTAAATAATGCAGGAATTACAAAAGACGGGTTATTTATGTGGATGTCACATGAAGACTGGAATGGTGTTATGAATACAAGTGTAGGTGGTTTTTTTAACGTTACACAATTTTTTATCCAAAAAATGCTTCGTAATAAATACGGACGTATTGTTAATATGGTTTCTGTTTCGGGAGTAAAAGGTACTCCGGGTCAAACTAACTATTCTGCCGCAAAAGGCGCTATAGTAGCTGCAACCAAAGCATTAGCTCAAGAAGTAGCCAAAAGAAATATTACGGTAAATGCCGTCGCTCCTGGATTTATAAGAACAGATATGACAAGTCAATTAGACGAAAAAGAGTTATTAAAATTAATTCCTGTCAATCGCTTTGGAGAAGCAGAAGAAGTGGCTAATTTGGTCAGCTTTTTAGTTTCTAACAAATCAAGTTACATAACCGGAGAAATTATAAATATAAACGGTGGGATATATTCTTAA
- a CDS encoding ABC transporter permease: MDTSVDIRNYLPHREPMLMVDLILTIDALSVETVFLIKEDNIFVDKNTFIEAGLIENVAQTCSSIVAQKYFAKTDEEENVSVIGFISTLKNLKIYQLPKVNNSIITRASLVSKFVGDDYTLCTMNCESFHGEVQLIECEINLFIQKTNSLVKN; this comes from the coding sequence ATGGACACTTCAGTAGACATACGAAATTATCTTCCACATCGTGAGCCTATGCTCATGGTCGATTTAATTCTTACAATAGATGCCCTAAGTGTAGAAACTGTTTTTTTAATAAAAGAAGATAATATTTTCGTTGATAAAAACACCTTCATCGAAGCTGGATTAATTGAAAATGTAGCACAAACCTGCTCCTCTATTGTTGCGCAAAAATATTTTGCCAAAACAGATGAAGAAGAAAATGTGAGTGTAATAGGATTTATCAGTACACTGAAAAATCTTAAAATATATCAATTACCAAAAGTGAATAATAGTATAATTACACGAGCATCCTTGGTTTCAAAATTTGTTGGAGATGATTATACATTATGTACCATGAATTGCGAAAGCTTTCATGGAGAAGTACAACTTATAGAATGCGAGATCAATTTGTTTATTCAAAAAACAAATTCGTTAGTAAAAAATTAA
- a CDS encoding LpxL/LpxP family acyltransferase: MSKWDGKSKGTVLGYRIFVFLIQKAGIKVAYFLLYFVASYYFLFLKKSNQAIFYYFNKRLGYSFLKSKRMVFKSYFTFGQTIIDKISISAGMREQFTYEFDGIETLKKLLAEKKGGVLISAHIGNFEIAEHFFGEIDIDFQINLVTTDLEHSDIKKYLESVTKKPTVKFIIIKEDLSHIFEINAALNRNELICFTGDRYFEGTKSLSDKLLGQEANFPAGPFLIASRLKVPVVFVYVMKEPNLHYHLYAREAVVKHRDEKGLLSAYIENVESMLEKYPLQWFNYFDFWNQFSTKK, translated from the coding sequence ATGAGTAAATGGGATGGTAAATCAAAAGGTACCGTTTTAGGCTATAGAATATTCGTTTTTTTAATACAAAAAGCGGGGATTAAAGTAGCCTATTTCCTTTTGTACTTTGTAGCTTCATATTATTTCCTTTTCCTAAAAAAAAGTAATCAAGCCATCTTTTATTATTTTAATAAAAGACTAGGTTACTCGTTCTTAAAATCCAAAAGAATGGTTTTCAAAAGTTACTTTACTTTTGGGCAAACTATAATTGACAAAATCTCCATTTCTGCTGGAATGAGAGAACAATTTACTTATGAATTTGACGGAATCGAAACATTAAAAAAACTACTTGCCGAAAAAAAAGGTGGGGTTTTAATTAGTGCCCATATTGGAAATTTTGAAATTGCCGAACATTTCTTTGGAGAAATCGACATTGATTTTCAAATCAATTTGGTCACTACCGACTTGGAACATTCTGACATAAAAAAATATCTAGAGAGTGTTACCAAAAAACCAACAGTTAAGTTCATAATTATAAAAGAAGATTTGTCTCATATTTTTGAAATCAATGCGGCTTTAAACAGAAACGAACTCATCTGTTTTACAGGTGATCGTTACTTTGAAGGGACAAAATCATTATCAGATAAATTATTAGGACAAGAAGCAAATTTTCCTGCAGGACCATTTTTAATTGCTTCCCGATTAAAGGTTCCTGTAGTTTTTGTTTACGTAATGAAAGAACCAAACTTACACTATCATTTGTATGCTCGCGAAGCCGTTGTAAAACACCGTGACGAAAAGGGATTACTGAGTGCTTACATAGAAAACGTTGAGTCTATGCTCGAAAAGTATCCTTTACAATGGTTCAACTATTTTGATTTTTGGAATCAATTTAGCACTAAAAAATAA
- a CDS encoding WG repeat-containing protein — MKKTSIFLLLFFIQFVNSQELALVKKNGKFGYLTKEGTFRIEPMYKSAKSFSQGLAAVEDNGKWGFIDTKGAWVIPATFDNVKEFNDGICIVSKDKKWVYINTKGEIQIAPPSDKLYDFGDGVAFIKQGNKVGLINPKMAIVLEPKYDAIKPFQNGFARVANNKKWGIINTSGKELVEPAYEEIGNYFKNTTWARKDKTFGLVSAGSFIPVDGAEKIWDFDTQDLTYAKKNGKVGFIDLKGNWTILPIYDKAKAFSKNLAPVCIGSKWGFINPKAEFIIPPTYSDAEVFSSNGLAPVKEKNWGFINETGKLAIPTQYGITANGLIISLFMQQDKGFIDGLARVKNEGKWGFLKPDGTVLGNQWFENAELFSKTEKKETNEVATDKPKAEVKPKAVNKKKR, encoded by the coding sequence ATGAAAAAAACATCTATTTTTTTGTTGCTATTCTTTATTCAATTTGTTAATAGTCAAGAACTAGCATTAGTTAAGAAAAACGGAAAGTTTGGATATCTTACCAAAGAGGGAACATTTCGTATTGAACCTATGTACAAAAGTGCCAAAAGCTTTTCTCAAGGCTTGGCCGCTGTAGAAGATAATGGAAAATGGGGATTTATAGATACTAAAGGAGCATGGGTTATTCCTGCAACTTTTGATAATGTTAAAGAATTTAATGATGGTATATGTATTGTATCCAAAGATAAAAAATGGGTATATATCAATACCAAAGGAGAGATTCAAATTGCACCACCTTCAGATAAATTATATGATTTTGGAGATGGTGTAGCTTTTATAAAACAAGGAAACAAAGTTGGATTAATCAATCCAAAAATGGCAATTGTTTTAGAGCCCAAATATGATGCTATCAAGCCTTTCCAAAATGGCTTTGCAAGAGTTGCCAACAATAAAAAATGGGGTATTATTAATACTTCTGGCAAGGAATTAGTAGAACCTGCATATGAGGAAATAGGCAATTATTTTAAAAATACAACTTGGGCAAGAAAAGATAAAACCTTTGGCTTAGTGAGTGCTGGAAGTTTTATTCCAGTTGATGGTGCTGAAAAAATTTGGGATTTTGATACTCAGGATTTAACTTATGCTAAAAAGAATGGAAAAGTTGGATTCATTGACCTAAAAGGAAATTGGACAATTTTACCTATCTACGATAAAGCAAAAGCATTCTCAAAAAATTTAGCTCCTGTTTGTATAGGTTCAAAATGGGGATTCATTAACCCAAAAGCAGAATTTATTATTCCGCCAACTTATAGTGATGCCGAAGTTTTTAGTTCAAATGGACTGGCTCCTGTAAAAGAAAAAAACTGGGGATTTATAAATGAAACAGGAAAATTGGCAATACCAACTCAATATGGTATAACTGCAAATGGACTTATCATTTCCCTGTTTATGCAACAAGACAAGGGATTTATAGACGGTCTTGCAAGAGTGAAAAATGAAGGAAAATGGGGGTTTCTTAAACCAGACGGAACCGTATTAGGCAACCAATGGTTTGAAAACGCAGAACTATTTTCAAAAACAGAAAAAAAAGAAACAAATGAAGTCGCTACCGATAAGCCAAAAGCCGAGGTAAAACCAAAAGCTGTAAATAAAAAAAAGCGATAA
- a CDS encoding HAL/PAL/TAL family ammonia-lyase: MNTIGEYLSLKEFESIIFGNSKIDISEAVLDRVNESFAFLKEFSGNKVIYGVNTGFGPMAQYRIKNEDQIQLQYNLIRSHSSGTGKPLNAACVKAAILARLNTLSLGNSGVHPSVIHLMKEFINKDITPLIFEHGGVGASGDLVQLSHLALTLIGEGEVFYKGERRATKDVFEIENLSPIQVEIREGLALINGTSVMTGIGVVNVHHANKLLDWSLKFSCTINEIVQAYDDHFSEELNQTKRHKGQQEVAARMRKNLSDSTLIRKREDHLYTGENTEEIFKEKVQEYYSLRCVPQILGPILETINNVSSILEDEFNSANDNPIIDVKNKHVYHGGNFHGDYISLEMDKLKIVVTKLTMLAERQLNYLLNSKINEILPPFVNLGTLGFNFGMQGVQFTATSTTAENQMLSNPMYVHSIPNNNDNQDIVSMGTNAAVITAKVIENSFEVLAIELITIVQAIDYLEQKDKISSVSKKLYDDIRAIIPKFKEDQVMYPFVQKVKDYLINN, encoded by the coding sequence ATGAACACAATTGGAGAATATTTAAGTTTAAAAGAATTCGAATCCATAATTTTTGGAAATAGTAAAATTGACATCAGTGAAGCTGTCTTAGATCGAGTAAATGAAAGTTTTGCTTTCTTGAAAGAATTCTCAGGCAACAAAGTCATATATGGTGTAAATACTGGTTTTGGGCCAATGGCACAATATCGTATTAAAAATGAAGATCAAATTCAATTACAATATAATTTAATAAGAAGTCACTCTTCTGGAACTGGCAAACCATTAAATGCTGCTTGTGTAAAAGCAGCAATTTTAGCACGACTAAATACACTTTCTTTAGGAAATTCTGGTGTACATCCATCAGTAATCCATTTAATGAAAGAATTTATAAATAAAGATATTACGCCTTTAATTTTTGAACATGGAGGTGTTGGAGCAAGTGGAGATTTAGTTCAACTATCTCATTTAGCACTAACATTAATAGGCGAAGGTGAAGTTTTTTACAAAGGAGAAAGAAGAGCTACAAAAGATGTCTTCGAAATTGAAAACCTGTCTCCAATTCAAGTAGAAATAAGAGAAGGTCTTGCGCTTATAAACGGAACCTCAGTAATGACAGGAATTGGTGTAGTAAATGTACATCATGCTAATAAATTATTAGACTGGTCTTTAAAATTCTCTTGCACAATCAATGAAATTGTACAAGCGTACGATGATCATTTTTCGGAAGAATTAAATCAAACAAAACGTCATAAAGGACAACAAGAAGTAGCTGCAAGAATGAGAAAAAATCTTTCAGACAGTACTTTAATCCGCAAAAGAGAAGACCATTTATATACGGGTGAAAACACTGAGGAAATCTTCAAAGAAAAAGTACAGGAATATTATTCTTTAAGATGTGTACCACAAATTCTAGGTCCTATTTTAGAAACTATCAACAATGTTAGTTCAATCCTAGAAGACGAATTCAACTCGGCAAATGATAATCCTATTATAGATGTAAAAAACAAACATGTATATCATGGTGGTAATTTCCATGGGGATTACATTTCATTAGAAATGGACAAGCTAAAAATTGTAGTGACTAAACTTACAATGCTAGCAGAACGTCAATTAAATTATTTATTGAATTCTAAAATAAATGAAATCCTTCCTCCATTTGTAAATCTTGGAACATTAGGATTTAATTTTGGAATGCAAGGGGTTCAGTTTACTGCAACCTCAACAACTGCCGAAAACCAAATGTTATCTAACCCAATGTATGTACACAGTATCCCGAACAATAACGACAATCAAGATATCGTTAGTATGGGAACAAATGCTGCCGTGATTACTGCAAAAGTTATTGAAAACTCATTTGAAGTTTTAGCTATCGAACTGATTACCATTGTGCAAGCAATTGATTATTTAGAACAAAAAGATAAAATCTCATCTGTGTCTAAAAAATTATATGATGATATTAGAGCAATTATACCTAAATTTAAAGAAGATCAGGTAATGTATCCTTTTGTTCAAAAAGTAAAAGACTACCTGATAAACAATTAA
- a CDS encoding acyl carrier protein codes for MNKQEIIEKINGFLVDEFEVDNDDIEPNANLKDTLGLDSLDYVDLVVSIESNFGVKLVEVDFVGIATFQNFYDLIETKLKAKAA; via the coding sequence ATGAATAAGCAAGAGATAATAGAAAAGATTAATGGTTTTTTGGTAGATGAATTTGAAGTTGATAATGACGACATTGAACCAAATGCTAATTTAAAAGATACTTTAGGATTAGATAGTTTAGACTATGTCGATTTAGTAGTATCAATAGAATCTAATTTTGGTGTAAAATTAGTTGAAGTTGATTTCGTTGGCATAGCTACTTTTCAAAACTTTTATGACCTTATCGAAACCAAACTAAAAGCCAAAGCTGCTTAA
- a CDS encoding phytoene desaturase family protein produces the protein MEEFDTIIIGSGVGGLATGICLARAGQKVLILEQHYVPGGWSHSFTLKGQRFSPGVHYVGLIDKGASTNNLYRGLGIANDMVFFRMNKKAYEHCLIGDKTFDLPAGVVNLKQTLTAHFPKEEKNINEYLTLVQRVCFELLLIPKLKGFWQNITVPFRTKHFGKFALFPLKKVIGWHIKDPILKAVLNIQCGDHGLSPNRACFPVHCSVMGHYFDGGFYPMGGGGGIVKAMTNGIKRHGGEVRVKQNVKKIIVQNKKAVGIELENGNTILAKNIVSNADPSITYFNLIGKEYLSKSLIKKLEKTKYSVTSLILFLTLDIDVTQFNIDSGNIWMMKDENDDANFESLMNDDVTSGDSFPAVFISCTTLKDPASYNGRYHNFEIVTYINYDNLKDFNGLEDYHTEEYKIFKEKITNKLMNNVEKIIPNAKQYIVQAELGTPKTNEFYINSTKGNVYGTEKTLNQVGPFSYKNKSEIDNLFLCGACTLSHGVAGATYSGVAAAAQILNCTSDDLLIEDASQEIRIYDAEDESTWPDWVHTKRTDKIRKFVS, from the coding sequence ATGGAAGAATTTGACACAATCATAATTGGTTCAGGAGTTGGTGGCTTGGCTACAGGAATTTGTTTAGCAAGAGCTGGACAAAAAGTTTTAATTCTTGAGCAACATTATGTTCCAGGTGGTTGGAGTCATAGTTTTACTTTAAAAGGGCAACGTTTTAGTCCCGGTGTACATTATGTAGGGCTTATAGACAAAGGAGCTTCTACAAATAACCTTTATCGTGGCCTAGGAATTGCGAATGATATGGTTTTTTTTCGAATGAATAAGAAAGCATATGAACATTGTCTAATTGGTGACAAAACATTCGACTTACCTGCAGGTGTAGTTAATCTCAAACAAACACTTACAGCCCATTTTCCTAAAGAAGAAAAAAACATAAACGAATATCTTACATTAGTACAAAGAGTCTGTTTTGAATTGTTATTAATTCCAAAACTAAAAGGCTTTTGGCAAAATATAACTGTACCCTTTAGAACGAAACATTTTGGTAAGTTTGCTTTATTCCCTTTAAAAAAAGTAATCGGTTGGCATATTAAAGACCCCATCTTAAAAGCGGTACTTAATATACAATGCGGTGATCACGGCCTTTCGCCAAATAGAGCTTGTTTTCCTGTGCATTGTTCTGTAATGGGGCATTATTTTGATGGCGGATTTTATCCAATGGGTGGCGGTGGAGGCATTGTAAAAGCAATGACAAATGGTATAAAGAGACACGGAGGAGAAGTTCGTGTAAAGCAAAATGTAAAAAAAATAATTGTTCAAAACAAAAAAGCTGTTGGAATTGAGCTCGAGAATGGAAACACCATTTTAGCAAAAAATATTGTTTCAAATGCTGACCCTTCAATTACCTATTTTAATTTAATTGGTAAAGAATACTTAAGTAAATCACTTATTAAGAAGCTAGAGAAAACTAAATACTCTGTAACTTCATTAATTTTATTTTTAACATTAGACATAGATGTCACTCAATTTAACATTGATTCTGGTAATATATGGATGATGAAAGATGAAAATGACGATGCTAATTTTGAAAGCTTAATGAATGATGATGTCACTTCTGGCGATTCATTTCCAGCCGTTTTTATAAGCTGCACCACCTTAAAAGATCCTGCAAGTTATAACGGGAGATATCATAATTTTGAAATCGTTACCTACATAAACTACGATAACTTAAAAGATTTTAATGGTTTAGAAGATTATCATACCGAAGAATATAAAATCTTCAAAGAAAAGATTACCAATAAACTGATGAATAATGTTGAGAAAATCATTCCCAATGCAAAACAATACATTGTTCAAGCTGAATTAGGAACACCAAAAACAAATGAGTTTTATATCAATTCAACGAAAGGAAATGTATATGGAACCGAAAAAACATTAAATCAGGTTGGCCCTTTTTCATATAAAAACAAATCCGAAATAGACAATTTATTCCTTTGTGGAGCCTGCACACTTTCTCATGGTGTAGCTGGCGCAACATATTCTGGAGTAGCTGCGGCCGCACAAATTCTGAATTGTACATCCGATGACTTATTAATCGAAGATGCAAGTCAGGAAATAAGAATCTATGACGCTGAGGATGAGTCAACTTGGCCAGATTGGGTCCATACAAAACGAACAGATAAAATAAGAAAATTCGTTTCATAA